A region of the Actinomycetes bacterium genome:
CCACGCCCCCGTATAGCTCCGCCGGGTCCTGCAGGCCGAACCCGTCCACGACGTACCGGCCGAGCCCGCCACCGCCGACCAGGGCCGCGAACGTTGCGGTCGCCACCACCTGAACGGTCGTCGTGCGCAGCCCGGCGAACGTGAACGGCAGCGCCAGCGGCAGC
Encoded here:
- a CDS encoding ABC transporter permease subunit codes for the protein LPLALPFTFAGLRTTTVQVVATATFAALVGGGGLGRYVVDGFGLQDPAELYGGVVLVALLSVAVELVLAAVQRRITRRTGTREPEVVTAS